The following coding sequences are from one Haliotis asinina isolate JCU_RB_2024 chromosome 3, JCU_Hal_asi_v2, whole genome shotgun sequence window:
- the LOC137278777 gene encoding shematrin-like protein 1, translating into MMKIIALVACLAVTAFAEPLSYGMTGLYGKAALYSGYGLGGVYGGYGVPGLYPGYGIGGVYGGQGIGGVYGGYGLGGVFGGYGLPGVYGGIGALGKGVGYGYY; encoded by the exons ATGATGAAAATTATCGCCCTCGTTGCCTGTTTGGCTGTGACTGCCTTTGCTGAGCCTTTGAGCTATGGCATGACTGGACTGTATGGAAAGGCTGCCCTTTACAGTGGCTACGGATTGGGAGGTGTGTACGGAGGTTATGGAGTGCCAGGTCTGTACCCAGGCTATGGAATTGGAGGTGTGTACGGAGGCCAGGGAATTGGCGGTGTGTACGGAGGCTACGGCCTTGGTGGTGTATTTGGAGGCTACGGACTGCCAGGAGTGTACGGAGGAATTGGAGCTTTGGGAAAAG GTGTTGGATATGGCTACTACTAA
- the LOC137278784 gene encoding shematrin-like protein 1 has product MMKIIALVACLAVTAFAEPLSYGMTGLYGKAALYSGYGLGGVYGGYGVPGLYPGYGTGGVYGGHGIGGVYGGYGLGGVFGGYGLPGVYGGIGALGKGVGYGYY; this is encoded by the exons ATGATGAAAATTATCGCCCTCGTTGCCTGTTTGGCTGTGACTGCCTTTGCTGAGCCTTTGAGCTATGGCATGACTGGACTGTATGGAAAGGCTGCCCTTTACAGTGGCTACGGATTGGGAGGTGTGTACGGAGGTTATGGAGTGCCAGGTCTGTACCCAGGCTATGGAACTGGAGGTGTGTACGGAGGCCACGGAATTGGCGGTGTGTATGGAGGCTACGGCCTTGGTGGTGTATTTGGAGGCTACGGACTGCCAGGAGTGTACGGAGGAATTGGAGCTTTGGGAAAAG GTGTTGGATATGGCTACTACTAA
- the LOC137278785 gene encoding shematrin-like protein 1, whose protein sequence is MMKIIALVACLAVTAFAEPLSYGMTGLYGKAALYSGYGLGGVHGGYGVPGLYPGYGIGGVYGGHGIGGVYGGYGLGGVFGGYGLPGVYGGIGALGKGVGYGYY, encoded by the exons ATGATGAAAATTATCGCCCTCGTTGCCTGTTTGGCTGTGACTGCCTTTGCTGAGCCTTTGAGCTATGGCATGACTGGACTGTATGGAAAGGCTGCCCTTTACAGTGGCTACGGATTGGGAGGTGTGCACGGAGGTTATGGAGTGCCAGGTCTGTACCCAGGCTATGGAATTGGAGGTGTGTACGGAGGCCACGGAATTGGCGGTGTGTATGGAGGCTATGGCCTTGGTGGTGTATTTGGAGGCTACGGACTGCCAGGAGTGTACGGAGGAATTGGAGCTTTGGGAAAAG GTGTTGGATATGGCTACTACTAA
- the LOC137278786 gene encoding shematrin-like protein 1: MMKIIALVACLAVTAFAEPLSYGMTGLYGKAALYSGYGLGGVYGGYGVPGLYPGYGIGGVYGGQGIGGVYGGYGLGGVFGGYGLPGVYGGIGALGKGVGYGYY; this comes from the exons ATGATGAAAATTATCGCCCTTGTTGCCTGTTTGGCTGTGACTGCCTTTGCTGAGCCTTTGAGCTATGGCATGACTGGACTGTATGGAAAGGCTGCCCTTTACAGTGGCTACGGATTGGGAGGTGTGTACGGAGGTTATGGAGTGCCAGGTCTGTACCCAGGCTATGGAATTGGAGGTGTGTACGGAGGCCAGGGAATTGGCGGTGTGTACGGAGGCTACGGCCTTGGTGGTGTATTTGGAGGCTACGGACTGCCAGGAGTGTACGGAGGAATTGGAGCTTTGGGAAAAG GTGTTGGATATGGCTACTACTAA
- the LOC137278790 gene encoding shematrin-like protein 1, with protein MMKIIALVACLAVTAFAEPLSYGMTGLYGKAALYSGYGLGGVYGGYGVPGLYPGYGIGGVYGGHGIGGVYGGYGLGGVFGGYGLPGVYGGIGALGKGVGYGYY; from the exons ATGATGAAAATTATCGCCCTTGTTGCCTGTTTGGCTGTGACTGCCTTTGCTGAGCCTTTGAGCTATGGCATGACTGGACTGTATGGAAAGGCTGCCCTTTACAGTGGCTACGGATTGGGAGGTGTGTACGGAGGTTATGGAGTGCCAGGTCTGTACCCAGGCTATGGAATTGGAGGTGTGTACGGAGGCCACGGAATTGGCGGTGTGTACGGAGGCTACGGCCTTGGTGGTGTATTTGGAGGCTACGGACTGCCAGGAGTGTACGGAGGAATTGGAGCTTTGGGAAAAG GTGTTGGATATGGCTACTACTAA